One part of the Streptomyces lienomycini genome encodes these proteins:
- a CDS encoding Ppx/GppA phosphatase family protein: MTRSRVAAVDCGTNSIRLLVADVDPATGELTDLDRRMTIVRLGQGVDRTGRLAPEALERTFAACREYAEVIKEHGAERLRFVATSASRDAENRDDFVRGVLDILGVEPEVITGDQEAEFSFTGATKELTGRADLETPYLVVDIGGGSTEFVVGDDHVRAARSVDVGCVRMTERHLVRDGAVTDPPTGTQVAAMRADIEAALDLAGRTVPLREARTLVGLAGSVTTVSAIAQELPEYDSAAIHHSRVSLDRVREITDWLLRSTHAERAAVPSLHPGRVDVIAAGSLVLLSIMERTGAEEVVVSEHDILDGIAWSLA, translated from the coding sequence GTGACCCGCAGCCGTGTCGCCGCCGTCGACTGCGGAACCAACTCCATCCGGCTGCTGGTCGCCGACGTCGACCCGGCCACGGGCGAGCTGACCGACCTGGACCGCCGCATGACCATCGTGCGGCTCGGCCAGGGCGTCGACCGCACCGGCCGGCTGGCGCCCGAGGCACTGGAGCGGACCTTCGCCGCCTGCCGCGAGTACGCCGAGGTCATCAAGGAGCACGGCGCCGAGCGACTGCGCTTCGTGGCCACCTCCGCCTCCCGCGACGCGGAGAACCGGGATGACTTCGTGCGCGGGGTGCTGGACATCCTGGGCGTGGAGCCGGAGGTCATCACCGGGGACCAGGAGGCCGAGTTCTCCTTCACCGGCGCCACGAAGGAGCTGACCGGTCGCGCGGACCTCGAGACGCCCTACCTGGTCGTCGACATCGGCGGCGGCTCCACCGAGTTCGTCGTCGGCGACGACCACGTGCGCGCCGCCCGCTCCGTGGACGTCGGCTGCGTCCGGATGACCGAGCGGCACCTGGTGCGCGACGGCGCGGTCACCGACCCGCCCACCGGGACGCAGGTCGCGGCGATGCGGGCCGACATCGAGGCCGCCCTCGACCTCGCCGGGCGGACGGTGCCGCTGCGCGAGGCACGCACGCTGGTGGGGCTGGCCGGTTCGGTCACGACCGTCTCCGCGATCGCCCAGGAGCTGCCGGAGTACGACTCGGCCGCCATCCACCACTCCCGCGTCTCCCTCGACCGGGTCCGCGAGATCACCGACTGGCTGCTGCGCTCCACCCACGCCGAGCGCGCGGCGGTCCCCTCCCTGCACCCGGGCCGGGTCGACGTGATCGCGGCCGGGTCCCTCGTCCTGCTCTCGATCATGGAACGGACGGGCGCGGAGGAGGTCGTGGTGAGCGAACACGACATCCTCGACGGCATCGCGTGGTCCCTCGCGTAG
- a CDS encoding DUF501 domain-containing protein, with amino-acid sequence MQTPPPTTPRTEPTDADVAAFKQQLGRPPRGLRAIAHRCPCGQPDVVETAPRLPDGTPFPTLYYLTCPKAASAIGTLEANGVMKEMTERLATDPVLAAAYRAAHEDYVRRRDEIEELTGFPSAGGMPDRVKCLHVLVAHSLAAGPGVNPLGDEAIAMLPEWWRKGPCVTVPETDGEDAQ; translated from the coding sequence ATGCAGACTCCCCCGCCGACCACCCCGCGCACCGAGCCGACCGACGCGGACGTGGCGGCCTTCAAGCAGCAGCTCGGACGGCCCCCGCGCGGCCTGCGCGCCATCGCGCACCGCTGCCCGTGCGGACAGCCGGACGTCGTGGAGACGGCACCCCGGCTGCCCGACGGCACGCCCTTCCCCACGCTGTACTACCTGACGTGCCCGAAGGCGGCCTCCGCCATCGGCACGCTGGAGGCGAACGGCGTGATGAAGGAGATGACCGAGCGCCTGGCCACCGACCCGGTGCTGGCCGCCGCCTACCGCGCCGCGCACGAGGACTACGTCCGGCGCCGCGACGAGATCGAGGAGCTGACCGGCTTCCCGAGCGCCGGCGGCATGCCCGACCGCGTGAAGTGCCTGCACGTGCTGGTCGCCCACTCGCTGGCGGCCGGGCCCGGCGTCAACCCGCTGGGCGACGAGGCGATCGCGATGCTGCCCGAGTGGTGGCGCAAGGGGCCGTGCGTGACGGTTCCCGAGACCGACGGGGAGGACGCCCAGTGA